One stretch of Shewanella sp. Arc9-LZ DNA includes these proteins:
- the ttcA gene encoding tRNA 2-thiocytidine(32) synthetase TtcA — MSEVDTIAKQNITRMNKLQKRLRHEVGSAIADYNMIEDGDRVMCCLSGGKDSYTMLDILLTLQQRAPIKFEIVAVNLDQKQPGFPEHVLPAYLDKLGVAYHILEKDTYSIVKEKIPEGKTTCSLCSRLRRGTLYGFAQHIGATKIALGHHRDDIIETMFLNMFYAGKQKAMPPKLLSDDGANMVIRPLAYCREKDIEEYSTLKSFPIIPCNLCGSQENLKRGAVKDMLQMWDKQHPGRIETIFTAMQNTSPSQGVDREHFDFKSLKRNPDAVNTGDVADADLPAFDFVDISNNGHINLDISNRIDVVATFKP, encoded by the coding sequence ATGTCTGAAGTTGATACAATCGCTAAACAAAATATTACTCGTATGAATAAACTGCAAAAGCGTCTACGACATGAAGTCGGTTCAGCCATTGCAGACTACAATATGATCGAAGATGGTGATCGTGTTATGTGCTGCCTTTCCGGCGGCAAAGACAGCTACACCATGCTGGATATTTTATTAACCCTTCAACAACGTGCCCCTATCAAATTTGAAATTGTGGCCGTTAACCTAGACCAAAAGCAACCAGGTTTTCCTGAGCATGTGCTGCCTGCTTACTTAGATAAGTTAGGCGTGGCTTATCATATTCTCGAAAAAGATACCTACTCTATCGTTAAAGAAAAGATACCTGAAGGCAAAACGACATGTTCACTTTGCTCTCGTTTACGTCGTGGTACTCTTTATGGATTTGCCCAACATATTGGCGCCACAAAAATTGCTTTAGGTCATCATCGCGACGATATTATTGAAACCATGTTTTTGAATATGTTTTATGCTGGCAAACAAAAAGCCATGCCGCCTAAACTATTGTCTGATGACGGAGCCAATATGGTCATTCGTCCATTGGCCTATTGCCGTGAGAAAGATATTGAAGAATATTCGACCCTAAAATCATTTCCTATTATTCCTTGTAACTTATGTGGCTCACAAGAAAATTTAAAACGTGGCGCAGTTAAAGACATGTTACAAATGTGGGATAAGCAACATCCTGGGCGTATTGAAACTATTTTTACTGCAATGCAAAATACCTCACCATCACAAGGTGTTGATCGCGAACATTTTGATTTTAAATCATTAAAGCGTAACCCAGATGCCGTAAATACTGGTGACGTAGCTGATGCCGACTTACCTGCTTTTGATTTTGTCGATATCAGTAATAATGGTCACATCAATTTAGACATTAGTAATCGAATCGATGTGGTGGCGACATTTAAGCCATAA
- a CDS encoding DUF2987 domain-containing protein, translating to MRNRTLLNGFIFISTIFIVNSSFAETVSLEYNGFYDRLKQVNKQNYPLVELAFSVPITPDCIIVSGSITTEKEQFPLTYTKQQRLFIPYDPQLKSDRGLVNINVVGDAAQCGIAMQVRAKETKQRFTQTELLALTDDMNKLLDGLQGFPMKYFRKPINGLTFEFAEIQADGITVKVVVDNVESIADEKYTLTLEQINQIKNISFTHKPSVVSPLVTQ from the coding sequence ATGCGTAATCGTACGCTACTTAACGGATTTATTTTTATATCGACTATTTTTATAGTGAATAGCAGTTTTGCTGAAACGGTTTCTTTAGAGTACAACGGCTTTTATGATCGATTAAAGCAAGTGAATAAGCAAAACTATCCTTTAGTTGAGCTAGCCTTTAGTGTTCCTATCACACCTGATTGCATCATAGTGTCAGGCAGTATTACCACTGAAAAAGAACAGTTCCCGTTAACATATACGAAACAACAACGTTTATTTATTCCTTACGATCCACAGCTGAAATCAGACCGCGGCTTAGTCAATATTAATGTGGTGGGTGATGCAGCACAGTGTGGGATTGCCATGCAAGTTCGCGCTAAAGAAACTAAACAACGTTTTACTCAAACAGAACTATTAGCATTAACCGATGACATGAATAAATTACTTGATGGATTACAAGGTTTTCCAATGAAGTATTTTAGAAAACCGATTAATGGACTCACGTTTGAGTTTGCTGAAATACAAGCAGATGGCATAACAGTTAAGGTTGTTGTTGATAATGTAGAATCAATAGCTGACGAAAAATACACTTTAACACTCGAACAAATCAATCAGATAAAAAACATTTCATTTACCCACAAACCCAGTGTTGTGAGTCCTCTCGTAACCCAGTAA
- a CDS encoding glucosaminidase domain-containing protein has translation MKIGNVGQVTFALGLAVVALLAMRLFIFPNTSQISVAPGEHQLNNIDLGKVPLFAEIEDIATKKQIFFDFLRPAIEAQNQIIIHDRQFLLAVIEQIDNGLGLSENDSDRLTTILEKYQYDVKAITRITLMPLLKRIDIIPVDMVLVQAANESGWGSSRFAVDGFNFFGQWCFIEGCGLVPLARADGKIHEVAVFDSPKDSIIAYMINLNTNSAYRLFRSIRADLRAQKVKPTAEKLVYGLMNYSERKDEYIDELLEMLKHNKPYLQGKKANA, from the coding sequence TTGAAGATAGGCAATGTGGGTCAAGTGACTTTTGCGTTAGGCTTAGCCGTTGTTGCTTTGTTGGCGATGCGACTCTTTATTTTTCCTAATACTAGCCAGATATCTGTAGCACCTGGTGAACATCAGCTGAATAATATTGATCTAGGGAAGGTGCCGTTATTTGCTGAAATAGAAGATATTGCCACTAAAAAGCAAATATTTTTTGATTTTTTACGTCCGGCCATTGAAGCACAAAATCAGATTATTATTCACGATCGTCAATTTTTACTGGCTGTTATTGAGCAAATTGATAATGGCTTAGGACTGAGTGAAAATGATAGTGATAGGCTAACAACCATTCTTGAAAAATATCAATATGATGTTAAAGCAATTACTCGCATAACCTTAATGCCATTATTAAAGCGTATCGATATTATTCCGGTTGATATGGTATTAGTTCAAGCTGCCAATGAAAGCGGTTGGGGCAGTTCACGTTTTGCTGTCGACGGGTTTAACTTTTTTGGTCAATGGTGTTTTATTGAAGGCTGTGGTTTAGTGCCATTAGCGCGAGCTGATGGAAAAATCCATGAGGTTGCAGTATTTGATTCACCCAAAGATTCCATTATTGCTTACATGATCAATTTAAACACCAATTCCGCGTATCGTTTATTTCGTTCTATTCGTGCCGATTTACGGGCTCAAAAAGTTAAACCAACAGCCGAGAAATTGGTTTATGGATTAATGAATTATTCAGAACGAAAAGATGAGTACATTGATGAACTCCTCGAAATGCTTAAACACAATAAGCCATATTTACAAGGGAAGAAAGCTAATGCGTAA
- the yvcK gene encoding uridine diphosphate-N-acetylglucosamine-binding protein YvcK: MLNQKFNNYHHVVAIGGGHGLGRILASLSFLGPRLTGIVATTDNGGSTGRLRQDQQTIAWGDLRNCLSHLAHRPSLGSMLFDHRFTGDNELSGHNLGNVVLHALDQLCVRPLEAVNLIRGLLKIETQIIPMSEASTHLVALTHCGNKVFGELNVDGMKEAPIALSLEPEVEATLEACSALANADLIIIGPGSFLTSILPPLLLPQIAKSIRESNAHVMLIDNLTAEYSPASTFSIEDKIAWFNQVIGKEVIADVIQHGNEIKLSHSNINGVRFNHFPLISQHHPGLHDKTALAEAISQVCDLHLKPIDLAEYRHCNMT; this comes from the coding sequence ATGTTGAATCAAAAGTTCAATAATTATCATCATGTGGTAGCCATCGGTGGCGGACATGGATTAGGCAGAATTCTTGCCTCATTATCTTTTTTAGGTCCGAGATTAACGGGAATTGTTGCAACGACTGATAACGGTGGTTCTACTGGTAGGCTTAGGCAAGATCAACAAACTATTGCTTGGGGGGATTTACGTAATTGTCTTTCCCATCTTGCACATCGTCCATCGTTAGGTTCAATGTTATTTGATCATCGTTTTACGGGTGACAATGAACTTTCGGGACATAATTTAGGTAACGTAGTATTACACGCACTTGATCAACTTTGTGTAAGACCACTTGAAGCGGTTAATTTAATTCGTGGCTTACTTAAAATTGAGACACAAATTATTCCAATGTCGGAAGCTTCTACTCATCTGGTGGCACTTACCCACTGTGGTAATAAAGTGTTTGGTGAACTTAATGTCGATGGCATGAAGGAAGCGCCGATTGCATTATCATTAGAACCTGAAGTTGAAGCGACATTAGAGGCTTGTAGTGCACTAGCAAATGCTGATTTAATTATTATCGGCCCAGGGAGTTTTTTAACCAGTATACTGCCACCTTTATTGCTGCCACAAATAGCCAAGAGCATTCGTGAGTCGAACGCACATGTTATGTTAATTGATAATTTAACCGCTGAGTATTCACCTGCAAGCACGTTTAGTATTGAAGATAAAATTGCTTGGTTTAACCAGGTAATAGGCAAAGAAGTGATTGCTGATGTTATTCAGCATGGAAATGAAATTAAGTTGTCTCATTCCAACATTAATGGTGTTCGTTTTAATCACTTTCCATTAATCAGCCAACATCATCCAGGGTTACATGACAAAACAGCATTAGCAGAAGCGATTAGCCAAGTTTGTGACTTACACCTTAAGCCGATTGATTTGGCTGAATACCGTCATTGCAATATGACATAA
- a CDS encoding amino acid aminotransferase, producing the protein MIFSQVTLAPADPILGLTDAFKADTRSHKVNLGVGIYKDEAGQTPILSSVKKAEAILLETEKTKNYLGIEGVQAYNQVVQELLFGPESQIISDKRSVTAQAPGGTGALRVASEFLVRNTKSTTIWVSNPTWANHQNIFETAGLTVKEYRYYKAETHDMDFDSMLVDLANADAGDVVLLHGCCHNPTGIDLSIEQWTLVAKVCLEKSLLPLFDFAYQGFGAGLDEDAQGLRTVAAVVPELLIANSFSKNFGLYNERVGAVTIVAENQDDAVKSFSQIKKTIRANYSNPPAHGGLIVSTILADAALRQEWEIELTLMRERIAEMRSLFVESLKAEGVEQDFSFISRQNGMFSFSGLNKSQVARLKDEFAIYIVGSGRISVAGLTKNNIPAVCKAIAQVI; encoded by the coding sequence ATGATCTTTTCTCAAGTCACGCTTGCGCCAGCAGACCCGATCTTAGGCTTAACAGATGCTTTCAAAGCAGATACTCGCTCACACAAAGTCAACTTAGGTGTCGGCATTTATAAAGATGAAGCAGGGCAAACGCCGATATTATCTTCTGTAAAAAAAGCTGAAGCTATTTTACTTGAAACCGAAAAGACCAAGAATTACCTCGGTATTGAAGGTGTACAAGCTTACAATCAAGTGGTTCAAGAATTACTCTTTGGGCCTGAGAGCCAAATTATATCGGATAAACGATCTGTAACAGCTCAAGCACCCGGTGGAACTGGGGCATTACGGGTAGCATCAGAGTTTTTAGTCCGAAATACCAAATCAACAACCATTTGGGTTAGTAATCCTACTTGGGCTAATCACCAGAATATTTTTGAAACCGCAGGATTAACCGTTAAAGAATACCGTTATTACAAAGCTGAAACACACGATATGGATTTCGATTCAATGTTAGTTGATTTAGCCAATGCGGATGCCGGTGATGTGGTTTTACTTCATGGTTGCTGTCATAACCCAACGGGTATCGATTTATCAATTGAACAATGGACACTCGTCGCCAAGGTTTGTTTAGAAAAATCATTGTTACCGTTATTTGATTTTGCTTACCAAGGTTTTGGTGCTGGTCTAGATGAAGATGCACAAGGTCTACGTACAGTTGCTGCTGTAGTACCAGAGTTATTAATTGCAAACTCTTTTTCTAAAAACTTCGGTTTATATAACGAACGCGTTGGTGCGGTAACCATCGTTGCTGAAAATCAAGATGATGCAGTAAAAAGCTTTAGCCAAATTAAAAAAACTATCCGCGCAAATTATTCTAATCCTCCGGCACATGGCGGATTGATTGTTAGTACCATTTTAGCGGATGCTGCACTGCGCCAAGAATGGGAAATAGAATTGACGCTAATGCGTGAACGCATTGCTGAAATGCGCAGTTTATTTGTCGAAAGTCTAAAAGCTGAAGGTGTCGAACAAGATTTCAGCTTCATCTCTCGTCAAAACGGTATGTTTAGTTTTTCTGGTCTGAACAAAAGCCAAGTTGCTCGTTTAAAAGATGAGTTCGCTATTTACATTGTCGGTTCTGGTCGTATTAGTGTGGCTGGGTTAACGAAAAATAATATCCCAGCGGTGTGTAAAGCCATAGCTCAAGTGATTTAG
- the rplT gene encoding 50S ribosomal protein L20, with protein sequence MPRVKRGVTARARHKKVLKLAKGYYGARSRTYRVAVQAVTKAGQYAYRDRRQKKRQFRQLWIARINAASRQNGLSYSRFINGLKKASIEIDRKILADIAVFDKVVFATLVEKAKEALTK encoded by the coding sequence ATGCCAAGAGTTAAGCGTGGTGTAACCGCACGTGCTCGTCACAAGAAAGTTTTAAAATTAGCTAAAGGTTATTATGGCGCTCGTAGCCGTACTTACCGTGTTGCTGTTCAGGCAGTAACTAAAGCTGGTCAATATGCTTACCGTGACCGTCGTCAGAAAAAACGTCAATTCCGTCAGTTATGGATTGCACGTATTAATGCAGCGTCTCGTCAAAATGGTCTGTCTTACAGCCGTTTCATTAACGGCTTGAAAAAGGCGTCTATTGAAATCGATCGTAAGATTTTGGCTGACATCGCTGTTTTCGACAAAGTTGTTTTTGCAACTTTAGTTGAAAAAGCAAAAGAAGCGTTAACTAAGTAA
- the rpmI gene encoding 50S ribosomal protein L35: protein MPKMKTDKGVAKRFKKTANGFKRKQAHLRHILTKKSTKRKRHLRAKCLVAKSDVPAIARQLPYA from the coding sequence ATGCCTAAAATGAAAACAGACAAGGGTGTAGCGAAGCGTTTTAAGAAAACCGCTAATGGTTTCAAGCGCAAGCAAGCACACTTACGTCACATTTTGACCAAGAAAAGCACTAAGCGTAAGCGTCACTTACGTGCTAAATGTTTAGTTGCTAAATCTGACGTTCCAGCAATCGCGCGTCAACTACCATACGCTTAA
- the infC gene encoding translation initiation factor IF-3, protein MKIKRTAGRQPAPNRINDEITGVPEVRLSGLDGEPIGILSIKEAQNVADEAGVDLVEISPNAEPPVCRIMDYGKFLFDKAKAQKEQKKKQKQVQVKEIKFRPGTDENDYQVKLRNLIRFLEDGDKAKITLRFRGREMAHQNLGMDLLNRIKADLEEYAVVESFPKMEGRQAIMVLAPKKK, encoded by the coding sequence ATAAAGATCAAAAGAACAGCAGGGCGACAGCCAGCCCCTAATAGAATCAATGATGAAATCACTGGTGTACCTGAAGTCCGTTTATCAGGTTTAGATGGTGAACCAATTGGTATATTAAGTATAAAAGAAGCTCAGAACGTTGCAGATGAAGCCGGAGTTGATCTTGTAGAGATCAGTCCCAATGCTGAGCCACCTGTCTGTCGCATAATGGACTACGGTAAGTTCCTTTTTGATAAAGCGAAAGCTCAAAAAGAACAAAAGAAGAAGCAGAAACAGGTCCAGGTTAAGGAAATTAAATTCCGTCCTGGCACTGATGAAAACGACTATCAGGTAAAACTACGCAACCTGATTCGTTTTCTAGAAGATGGTGACAAAGCGAAAATTACGCTGCGTTTCCGTGGTCGCGAAATGGCACACCAAAACCTAGGTATGGATCTTTTGAACCGTATCAAGGCTGATTTGGAAGAGTATGCGGTTGTTGAATCTTTCCCGAAAATGGAAGGTCGACAAGCAATTATGGTGCTAGCACCTAAAAAGAAATAG
- the thrS gene encoding threonine--tRNA ligase, whose translation MPIITLPDGSKREFANPVSTLDVALDIGPGLAKACIAGRVNGELKDATDLITADSELAIITAKDEEGVEILRHSCAHLLGHAIKQMWPETKMAIGPVIDNGFYYDIDLDHKLTHEDIEALEKRMLSLAKTNYDVVKKVVSWQDARDAFSERGEEYKIAILDENISKDATPALYHHEEYIDMCRGPHVPNMRFCQNFKLMSVAGAYWRGNSDNKMLQRIYGTAWADKKALKTHLVRLEEAAKRDHRKIGKQLDLYHMQEEAPGMVFWHNDGWSIFLELEKFIRQKLGQYTYQEVKGPLMMDRVLWERSGHWDKYAEAMFTTNSENREYAIKPMNCPGHVQIFNQGLKSYRDLPLRMAEFGCCHRNEPSGSLHGLMRVRGFTQDDAHVFCTDDQVQDEVSACIQMVYDTYATFGFDNIVVKLSTRPEKRIGDDDMWDRAEDALKQALANNNIKYEILPGEGAFYGPKIEFTLHDCLDRAWQCGTVQLDYALPTRLGATYVAEDNSRQTPVMIHRAILGSLERFIGILIEEYAGKFPTWLAPMQVVVMNITDKQADYVEEIVKFFKEQGIRASFDLRNEKIGFKIREHTLRRVPYLLVVGDQEMENKEVAVRTRDGIDLGKLKLEDFAAMIRQQISLRSLKLLEE comes from the coding sequence ATGCCTATTATTACATTGCCTGATGGCAGCAAACGTGAGTTTGCCAATCCTGTATCGACTCTTGATGTTGCATTAGACATCGGCCCTGGTTTAGCAAAAGCGTGTATTGCTGGCCGCGTAAACGGTGAATTAAAAGATGCAACTGACTTAATCACTGCAGACTCAGAGTTAGCTATCATCACGGCCAAAGACGAAGAGGGTGTTGAAATCCTTCGCCATTCTTGTGCGCATTTATTAGGTCACGCGATCAAACAAATGTGGCCTGAAACCAAAATGGCAATCGGCCCGGTTATCGACAACGGATTTTATTACGACATCGACTTAGATCATAAGCTGACGCATGAGGATATAGAAGCCTTAGAAAAGCGTATGCTTTCGTTAGCTAAAACTAACTACGATGTGGTTAAAAAAGTTGTATCTTGGCAAGACGCTCGTGATGCTTTTAGCGAACGCGGTGAAGAATACAAAATAGCTATTTTAGATGAAAACATCAGTAAAGACGCAACACCAGCGCTTTATCACCACGAAGAATACATCGACATGTGTCGTGGTCCACATGTGCCAAACATGCGTTTTTGTCAAAACTTTAAGTTAATGAGCGTTGCTGGTGCGTATTGGCGTGGTAACTCTGATAACAAAATGCTGCAACGTATATACGGCACAGCATGGGCTGACAAAAAAGCCCTTAAAACTCATTTAGTGCGTTTAGAAGAAGCGGCTAAGCGTGATCACCGTAAAATTGGTAAGCAACTAGATTTGTACCATATGCAAGAAGAAGCGCCAGGAATGGTGTTTTGGCATAACGATGGTTGGAGCATATTTTTAGAACTTGAGAAATTCATTCGTCAAAAGTTAGGTCAATACACTTATCAAGAAGTGAAAGGCCCTCTAATGATGGACCGAGTTTTATGGGAACGTTCTGGCCACTGGGATAAATACGCAGAAGCCATGTTCACCACTAACAGCGAAAACCGTGAATACGCGATTAAGCCAATGAACTGTCCAGGTCATGTACAGATTTTCAACCAAGGGTTAAAATCTTATCGCGACTTACCATTACGTATGGCAGAGTTTGGTTGTTGTCATCGTAACGAACCATCAGGTTCACTTCATGGTCTTATGCGTGTACGTGGCTTTACTCAAGACGACGCTCATGTTTTTTGTACTGATGATCAAGTACAAGATGAAGTCAGTGCATGTATCCAAATGGTATACGACACATACGCTACATTTGGTTTCGATAATATCGTGGTTAAACTGTCAACTCGCCCTGAAAAGCGTATTGGTGATGACGATATGTGGGACCGAGCTGAAGACGCTTTAAAGCAAGCTCTTGCCAATAATAATATTAAATATGAAATATTACCGGGTGAAGGCGCTTTTTATGGTCCAAAAATCGAATTTACTTTGCATGACTGTTTAGATCGTGCATGGCAATGTGGTACAGTACAACTCGATTATGCATTACCGACTCGTTTGGGTGCCACTTATGTCGCAGAAGACAACAGTCGCCAGACGCCAGTAATGATCCATCGTGCTATTTTAGGTTCTTTAGAACGTTTCATAGGTATATTGATAGAAGAATACGCCGGTAAATTTCCAACATGGCTTGCTCCAATGCAAGTTGTTGTAATGAACATTACCGATAAACAAGCTGATTATGTTGAAGAAATCGTTAAATTCTTCAAAGAACAGGGTATTCGAGCATCTTTTGACTTGAGGAATGAGAAAATAGGCTTTAAAATACGCGAACACACCCTAAGACGTGTGCCTTATTTATTGGTCGTTGGTGATCAAGAAATGGAAAATAAGGAAGTAGCGGTGCGTACGCGTGACGGTATCGATTTAGGCAAGTTAAAACTAGAAGATTTCGCCGCGATGATACGTCAACAGATTTCGCTCCGTAGTCTCAAATTGTTGGAGGAATAG
- a CDS encoding CPXCG motif-containing cysteine-rich protein, with translation MRLLSRAICCPHCGHHQYVTLDASSGDQEYYDDCRICCNPIHIRMHLDDNRRTIELHIDSDDEQIY, from the coding sequence ATGAGATTACTTTCGCGTGCCATTTGTTGCCCCCATTGCGGGCATCATCAATATGTCACTTTAGATGCAAGTTCTGGAGATCAAGAATATTACGACGACTGCCGTATTTGCTGTAATCCAATACACATTCGAATGCACCTAGATGATAACCGCCGAACAATTGAACTTCATATCGATTCTGACGATGAACAAATTTATTAA
- a CDS encoding riboflavin synthase subunit alpha, translated as MFTGIVQATCEVVSINNAAGLKTFEVAMSPPLTQGLVTGASVANNGVCLTVTKILNDKVFFDVMEETLAVTNLGNTSVGDMVNIERSLTFGTEIGGHILSGHVHTLATVKAVSNTDEHYNIELQVDSQWMNYIFYKGFVGINGCSLTVGKVSDSGFVLHLIPETLKLTNLNHYSVGDKINIEIDSQTQVIVDTVERILAKKQLA; from the coding sequence ATGTTTACTGGTATAGTCCAAGCCACTTGTGAAGTGGTATCGATTAACAATGCTGCAGGTCTTAAAACCTTTGAAGTCGCAATGTCACCACCGTTAACTCAAGGATTAGTGACAGGTGCTAGCGTAGCTAATAATGGGGTTTGCCTTACCGTAACCAAGATACTAAATGATAAGGTTTTTTTTGATGTAATGGAAGAAACATTAGCCGTAACTAACCTAGGTAATACCAGTGTCGGTGACATGGTTAATATTGAGCGCTCGTTAACATTTGGAACTGAGATCGGTGGCCATATTTTATCTGGCCATGTACATACTCTGGCCACGGTTAAGGCTGTCAGTAACACCGACGAGCATTACAATATTGAATTACAGGTTGACTCACAATGGATGAACTACATCTTTTATAAAGGATTTGTGGGAATAAACGGTTGTAGCTTAACGGTAGGTAAAGTCAGTGACAGTGGTTTTGTACTGCATTTAATTCCAGAAACCTTAAAGTTAACTAATTTGAATCATTATAGTGTTGGCGACAAGATTAATATCGAAATAGACAGTCAAACACAGGTTATTGTTGATACTGTGGAGCGAATTCTTGCTAAAAAGCAACTCGCCTAA
- a CDS encoding MATE family efflux transporter encodes MNNTGFQISRLIKLALPVLIAQVTQTMMGFIDTVMAGRVSAVDMAAVAVGTSLWLPAILFVQGLLMSFTPVFSQHHGANNQQIIPSLIFQAGYIAIIGGIGVMLFLASSTYLLDFMHLEPKLHLLTVGYIDAILWGAPAFVLYQVLRGCSEGISYTMPTMVIGFIGLAVNIPANYVFIYGGFGIPAMGGAGCGVATALVFWAMLAAMIIYMLVDKTFKQLAPFKHFYRPHLASMWSMTKLGMPIAMALFFEVSLFAIIALFLAPLGANVVASHQIALNFSSIVFMLPLSIGIAVSIRIGYYLGRGQPEISALVAKVGLWLSFTLAIFTALLTVTFKHQIALLYNDNPEVVALAGSLMMLAAFYQISDSIQVVAAGALRGYKDTRSAFYITLFSYWVIGITTGYILGYTDFIFEPMGAHGFWIGLIAGLTSAAILFAIRLKYIQKKGFEFQQIGESN; translated from the coding sequence ATGAATAATACAGGTTTTCAAATTTCACGCTTGATAAAATTAGCGCTTCCTGTGCTGATAGCTCAAGTGACTCAAACCATGATGGGTTTTATTGACACAGTGATGGCAGGTAGAGTGAGTGCAGTAGATATGGCTGCCGTAGCTGTTGGCACCAGTCTATGGTTACCTGCAATCTTATTTGTTCAAGGCTTGTTAATGTCCTTTACCCCTGTATTTTCACAACATCATGGGGCTAATAATCAACAAATCATTCCATCACTCATTTTTCAGGCGGGTTATATTGCCATAATTGGTGGTATTGGGGTGATGTTATTTCTCGCATCTTCAACATATTTGCTCGACTTTATGCATTTAGAGCCAAAACTGCATTTATTAACAGTAGGTTACATAGATGCCATTTTGTGGGGCGCCCCAGCCTTCGTGTTGTATCAAGTATTACGAGGTTGCAGTGAGGGCATTTCTTATACCATGCCGACAATGGTGATAGGCTTCATTGGGTTAGCAGTCAATATACCCGCTAATTACGTGTTTATTTATGGTGGTTTTGGTATTCCTGCAATGGGCGGTGCTGGTTGTGGTGTTGCAACTGCATTAGTCTTTTGGGCCATGTTAGCTGCGATGATTATTTACATGTTAGTTGATAAAACATTTAAACAGCTCGCGCCATTTAAGCATTTTTACCGTCCTCATTTAGCCAGTATGTGGTCTATGACTAAATTGGGTATGCCAATTGCGATGGCATTATTTTTTGAGGTCAGCCTGTTTGCTATTATCGCGTTATTTTTAGCTCCATTAGGCGCTAATGTTGTTGCAAGCCATCAGATTGCCCTTAACTTCTCGTCAATTGTCTTTATGCTGCCACTATCTATAGGTATTGCTGTCTCGATACGAATTGGTTATTACCTTGGCCGTGGGCAACCAGAAATATCGGCTTTAGTCGCAAAAGTGGGTTTATGGTTATCATTCACCCTAGCCATTTTTACCGCCCTATTAACCGTCACCTTTAAGCATCAAATCGCCTTGTTGTATAACGATAACCCTGAAGTGGTCGCTTTGGCTGGTAGTTTAATGATGTTAGCTGCGTTTTATCAGATATCAGATTCAATTCAAGTAGTCGCTGCTGGAGCATTACGTGGTTATAAAGATACTCGTAGTGCTTTCTATATCACCTTGTTTTCATATTGGGTTATTGGTATTACTACAGGTTACATTTTAGGTTATACCGATTTTATTTTTGAACCTATGGGCGCACACGGATTTTGGATTGGATTAATTGCAGGTTTAACTTCGGCGGCAATTTTGTTTGCTATTAGATTGAAATACATTCAAAAGAAAGGATTTGAGTTTCAACAGATTGGCGAATCTAATTGA
- a CDS encoding NUDIX domain-containing protein translates to MNFINEVIDEETIPADCISNLTVDNLIFTLHDSKLKVLLIKYNKGLATNKWGLVGHWVRSDENLETAASRVVKNTAGVENLYLDQLGAFGDVDRYPARRIITIAFYSLVRFDETNLSHGPNAIECEWFDVRQVPKLMFDHDNILACCLNHLKYKVRHEPIGFSLLPEKFTLLQLQDLYESILGVTLDKPNFRRKILKMNLLIDCNEKQRNVAHRAASLYRFDVHVYEKLTQFGFTFEY, encoded by the coding sequence GTGAATTTTATAAACGAAGTTATTGATGAAGAAACCATCCCTGCTGATTGTATTAGTAACTTAACCGTTGATAATCTTATTTTTACCCTTCATGACAGCAAACTTAAAGTCTTATTGATTAAATACAATAAAGGCCTAGCAACCAATAAATGGGGCTTAGTCGGTCACTGGGTTCGCAGTGACGAAAACCTCGAGACTGCGGCATCGCGAGTTGTAAAAAACACAGCCGGGGTCGAAAACTTATATTTAGACCAACTAGGTGCCTTCGGTGATGTTGACCGTTACCCAGCCAGACGAATTATTACCATTGCGTTTTATTCGTTGGTCCGCTTTGACGAAACCAATTTATCGCATGGTCCAAATGCCATAGAATGTGAATGGTTTGATGTAAGACAAGTCCCTAAACTGATGTTTGACCATGATAATATTTTGGCCTGTTGCCTTAATCACTTAAAATACAAAGTCAGACATGAACCGATCGGATTTAGTTTGTTACCTGAAAAATTTACCTTATTACAACTACAAGATTTATATGAATCTATTCTTGGTGTGACATTAGACAAACCCAATTTCCGCCGAAAAATATTAAAGATGAATTTATTAATTGACTGTAATGAGAAGCAACGTAATGTTGCCCACAGAGCAGCGTCATTGTATCGATTTGATGTGCATGTTTATGAAAAACTGACTCAATTTGGTTTTACGTTCGAATATTAA